The Labeo rohita strain BAU-BD-2019 chromosome 19, IGBB_LRoh.1.0, whole genome shotgun sequence genome window below encodes:
- the ing4 gene encoding inhibitor of growth protein 4, protein MAAGMYLEHYLDSIENLPFELQRNFQLMRDLDQRTEDLKGQIDSLAREYTANARTLSSEQKLSLLRQIQQSYGKCKEFGDDKVQLAMQTYEMVDKHIRRLDTDLARFEADLKEKQIESTDYDSTSSKGNKSDHRGPKKKEVTRTRSKVKNSDDDCSSKSGQKKVKLTQSSEFSTPAVNFGNVHPSDVLDMPVDPNEPTYCLCHQVSYGEMIGCDNTDCSIEWFHFACVGLTTKPRGKWYCPRCSQERKKK, encoded by the exons ATGGCGGCTGGAATGTATCTAGAGCACTATTTGGACA GCATAGAGAATCTGCCCTTTGAACTGCAGAGGAACTTCCAGCTGATGCGAGATCTGGACCAGAGGACAGAAG ATCTGAAAGGGCAGATTGATTCTCTGGCTCGTGAATACACAGCCAATGCTCGGACGTTGTCCTCTGAACAGAAGCTCTCACTGTTAAGACAGATCCAGCAGTCTTATGGGAAGTGTAAAGAGTTTGGAGATGACAAGGTCCAGCTTGCGATGCAAACCTATGAGATG GTGGACAAGCATATCCGAAGGTTGGATACAGACCTGGCTCGCTTTGAGGCTGACCTTAAGGAGAAACAGATAGAAAGCACCGATTATGACTCTACCTCCAGCAAGGGTAACAAGA GTGACCATCGAGGACCCAAAAAGAAGGAGGTGACTCGCACTAGGTCAAAGGTGAAGAACTCTGACGATGACTGCAGCTCAAAGAGCGGACAGAAGAAGGTCAAACTCACGCAAAG CTCTGAGTTTTCAACTCCGGCTGTGAACTTTGGGAACGTGCACCCTTCGGATGTGTTGGACATGCCGGTGGACCCCAACGAACCCACCTATTGCCTCTGCCACCAGGTGTCATACGGAGAGATGATTGGCTGTGACAATACAGAC TGTTCTATCGAGTGGTTCCACTTTGCCTGTGTGGGTCTGACCACCAAGCCGAGGGGGAAATG GTACTGCCCAAGATGTTCACAGGAGCGGAAGAagaaatga
- the iffo1a gene encoding non-homologous end joining factor IFFO1 has translation MPDFEHFRFSYSRMNPVLGENVYSFQQNQVTGFADSASSGHWTDPAGLFLSEHTNGIGQDGLDLGALPPPGTPYLHLGNYLHRVSPPPPGAAALRNDLGSNISVLKTLNLRFRCFLAKVHELERRNKVLEKQLQQALDESAECVENKKPLTRDVGVQTGFVGLIPVRPDLIPIQNANDTAYLSGALLSPTLNNTILESSIRTTVENLNPSSLTDSNSNLTPNFLISPIDPGPKTFSNINGKYVNTGIGCTSNPPPRFHPGTVWSYNQRFSTGREARFSGPGVSSWVPPDGVGVQIDTITPEIRALYNVLAKVKRERDEYKRRWEEEYTMRVDLQEKVAELEEDLQESEVCQDELALRVKQLKAELVLFKGLMSNNHSDLDSKIQEKAMKVDMDICRRIDITARLCDVAQQRNCEDMIQIFQQVATPPSTLTRRPRKPAPQTFKGNESDEPVSISESEESGNKEVELCCSSTNQINEEMQRMLNQLRECEFEDDCDSLAWEETEETLLLWEDFPGYTFNVENQGEQEESIEKVIKDTESLFKSREKEYQDTIDQIELELATAKSDMNRHLHEYMEMCSMKRGLDVQMETCRRLITQSGDRKSPLLVSVAMEEGENAEKERKRATAANSDSAEPYYDTPSNSAVPDHTWKKA, from the exons ATGCCGGACTTTGAGCATTTCAGATTTTCCTACTCCAGAATGAATCCTGTATTGGGGGAGAACGTGTATTCGTTCCAGCAGAACCAGGTGACGGGCTTCGCGGACTCCGCGTCTTCGGGCCACTGGACCGATCCAGCGGGCCTTTTCTTAAGCGAGCACACGAATGGCATCGGACAAGATGGATTGGACCTAGGCGCTTTACCCCCTCCGGGAACACCGTATTTGCACCTGGGCAACTACCTCCACCGGGTATCCCCACCTCCTCCTGGCGCCGCGGCCCTGCGTAACGATCTTGGATCCAACATTAGCGTCCTCAAAACTCTGAATTTGCGCTTCCGCTGCTTTTTAGCCAAAGTACATGAGCTGGAACGCAGGAACAAAGTATTGGAAAAGCAACTGCAACAGGCTTTGGACGAGAGCGCGGAGTGTGTAGAAAATAAAAAGCCTTTAACGCGAGATGTCGGCGTTCAAACCGGCTTCGTCGGACTGATTCCTGTCAGGCCCGACTTGATACCCATTCAGAACGCGAACGACACCGCGTATCTGTCTGGAGCCTTGCTGTCACCAACTCTCAATAACACCATTCTCGAGTCCAGTATCAGGACGACAGTAGAAAACCTGAACCCATCCAGTCTGACGGACTCTAATTCCAATCTCACTCCAAATTTCCTCATTAGCCCGATTGATCCGGGTCCAAAAACATTTAGCAACATTAATGGCAAGTATGTCAATACTGGTATCGGCTGTACCAGCAACCCTCCACCCAGATTTCATCCTGGCACTGTGTGGTCGTATAATCAGAGGTTCAGCACCGGGCGTGAGGCGCGGTTCTCGGGTCCAGGTGTGTCTTCATGGGTGCCTCCAGACGGGGTGGGTGTCCAGATCGACACCATCACCCCAGAGATTCGGGCCCTGTACAATGTGCTCGCCAAGGtaaagagggagagagacgAATACAAACGGAG ATGGGAAGAGGAATACACAATGCGGGTGGATCTACAGGAAAAAGTTGCAGAGCTTGAAGAG gaCCTGCAGGAGAGCGAGGTGTGTCAGGATGAACTTGCTTTGAGGGTTAAGCAGCTTAAAGCGGAGCTGGTTCTGTTCAAAGGCCTCATGAGCAAT AATCACTCCGATTTGGACAGTAAAATCCAGGAGAAGGCCATGAAAGTGGACATGGATATCTGTCGCAGGATTGACATCACGGCTCGTCTGTGTGATGTAGCCCAACAGAGGAATTGCGAAGACATGATCCAAATCTTCCAG CAAGTAGCCACTCCTCCATCAACCTTGACTCGCCGTCCCCGAAAACCAGCACCACAGACATTCAAGGGGAACGAGAGCGATGAACCAGTAAGCATCTCTGAAAGCGAGGAGAGCGGGAATAAGGAGGTGGAGCTTTGTTGCTCATCAACCAATCAGATCAATGAAGAGATGCAAAGGATGCTCAACCAATT ACGTGAGTGTGAGTTTGAGGATGACTGCGACAGTCTTGCGTGGGAAGAGACTGAGGAAACTCTGTTGCTCTGGGAAGATTTTCCAGGATACACCTTCAATGTTGAGAACCAAGGAGAG CAGGAGGAGTCCATAGAGAAAGTAATAAAGGACACAGAGTCCCTTTTCAAGTCCCGTGAAAAGGAATATCAAGACACCATTGACCAAATTGAG TTGGAGTTGGCAACTGCTAAGTCCGATATGAACAGGCATTTGCATGAGTATATGGAGATGTGCAGCATGAAAAGAGGCCTGGATGTTCAGATGGAGACCTGCAGACGATTAATCACTCAGAGTGGAGACag AAAATCCCCTCTTCTCGTTTCGGTTGCCATGGAGGAGGGAGAGAATGCGGAGAAGGAGAGGAAAAGAGCAACTGCGGCAAATTCTGACAGTGCTGAACCGTATTATGACACGCCTTCGAACTCTGCTGTCCCGGACCACACATGGAAAAAGGCTTAG